The following nucleotide sequence is from Kiritimatiella glycovorans.
TGGGGTCTGAGCCGCGGTATCCGCGCCGGGGTGCAGAAAGACCGGACCCTGGCCCTGACCCTGGCGGTCCTGATGCTCGCGGTCGGGATTTCGCTGACGCTGAAACTCGATGTCGTCCTGGCCGCCATGGCGACGGGGGTCACGCTGATCCATCTCGTCCCGCACCGTTCACGCGAACTGTTCCATGCGGTGCGTGCCTTCAGCGCCCCGGTCTATATCCTCTTCTTCGTGCTGGTCGGCGCGAGACTGGGGCTCGCCGCGATGCCCCTCTGGATCTGGGCGCTCGCCGCCGTCTATGTCATCGCCCGCAGCATCGGCAAGATGGCCGGCGCCTGGCTCGGGGGAACCCTGTCCGGCGCGGAACCCGTCGTACGCAACGGCCTCGGATCGGCCATCTTCGCGCAGGGCGGCGTGGCGGTGGGACTCTCGATCATGGCCGGCCACCACCTCTCCGGCATTCCGCTGGGCAACGGGATGAATGTCGGAGATATGATTATTTTCACGGTCACGGCCACGACCCTGATCGTTCAGCTCGTCGGCCCGCCCGTGACGAGGTGGGCCGTGCAGCGCGCGGACGAGACCGGCCGCAATGTGACGGAGGAGGACGTCATGGACGCCATGACGGTGGCCGATGTCATGAACACCGACATGGAGCCCCTGCCCTCGCACGTGCCCCTCCGGCGCGCCTACGACCTGTTCGCCGAAACCGATGCCTCGGCGTGTCCGGTCATCGGTCGCAACGGGAATCTCGAGGGGCTGATGACCTTTCACGGGCTGAAGGAGGCACTCTGCGAACCGGGATGCCTGGACTGGCTCCTGATCGGCGACGTGGCGGGTGCGGCGGACACGACGGTCGAATCGGGGCGCAATCTCGGCGAGGCCCTGCACGAGATGGACCAGATGCAGAGGGACATCGTTCCGGTCGTACTGAGCAGGGGCGACGAGATGCCCGCGGGACTGCTGGAACGCGGCCGCGCGCGGCGGCGGGTGCGCGAGGAACTGATGCGGCGCCGCGGCGGAACCGCAACGCGATGACGTCTTCTCACACCCTGACGATCTGGGGCAGCAGCGAAAAGTGGTCGTCGCGGGAGTAGAGGATCAGGTCGTGCTGCACGGCCAGCGCCGCGATCCAGATATCGTGCGTCGGGATCGGTCTTCCGAGCATGCGCAGCTGCGCGAAAATGCGTCCGTAGTGATGACTGGTATCTTCATCCGGCCTCAACACGGCGACCCGTTCCGAGTTGAGAAACGTCGTCAGCCCCCGCTCGTTGCGGCGTGCGAGCGTCCCGCAGAGAAACCCGGCCCTCAGTTCGGCCAGCACAATCAGCGGCATGAATATATTTCGGGCGCGCCGCACCACCTGCAGGGCCTCCCGATCTCCGGAACAGAAATCACAGTATCGGTTCGTGTCGATTAAAAGGTTCATCTCCACAGGTCCTCATCGATCTGCTCGAACGCCTTCAGGGCCTCGTCAAACGCGGGATCTTCCACCCAGCTCCCCGACACCGCATCAAGATCATGGTGTTCGATCGGCTCCTCGCCCACCCCCGCCGACGCCGACAGAGCCTCCACCGCCACATAATTCAGGCTGCGCCCTTCCCGGACGGCCTGCGCCCGCAGACGCCGGTCCACCTCCGGAGGCACATCGCGAATCGTATACTGGATTTTATGCCTCTTTTTCATGCCTGCTATGATGGCACTTTTTGCCTTCATCTGCAAGGATTACTGAGTAAAAATCAGTAAAAATCGAAATCGGGATTCACCACTGAGGCCACAGAGGATGCCGGGTTCGGGTTGGGAACCGCCGGCACGGATGCGGATGAAGAATCGGGACTCACCACGAAGGATACGAAGGACAACCGGGGGGGGAAGAACGAAGCCGGCCGGGTCAGGCTTCAGGACCGAAAATATCCCCCACCCCCTCGAGCACATGGCCCGGGCGGTAGGGATAGTTCTGCGGGGGTCCCGATTCGGAAGTCAGGAGTGCCGGTCTACTATGACGGACAGGATAAAGGGCTCGAGAAAGCGGTTCGATTACGTGTATCCGGGTAAGTGTTGCGGTGAAGAATGCGGTTAAGGGTTCGTGGAAGGGCGCAGTCCACACTTCAGCGGACCCTTCGTCGCCCACTTAACCGCCACCTTTACTCGGATACGCTTAATCGATCCGTCTTAAACGGCCTAATTTGGGATGATAACCATATAGAGGTTCTTTGAAATAGACGCTGGTCGAATGCAACGTACTCTTTGTTTAAGCAAAAACGAAAGGAGTACCGGATATGCAAACGACCAGCGCAAAGGAATTGTACGCAGGAGCCGACCTGCATGGAAACAATGTTTTTCTCTCGATTTGCGACCGGGAAGGCACGGAAGTCTTCCGGCGGCGGGTACGAACCACGCTCGATGCAGTCAATGAGGCGATGGATCCCTACTGGCCGCAGGTTCAGGCGATGGGGATTGAGTCCACGTTCAACTGGTACTGGCTGGTGGACGGCTTGCGTGAGCAGAACCGGGACGTGCGATTGGGGAATCCGGCGAAGATGAAACAGTACAAGGGGTTGAAACATGCCGATGACGCATCGGATGCTCGTTGGCTGGCCGAACTGCTCCGATTGGATATTTTCCCGGAGAGCTACATTTATCCGAAGGAGGTTCGTTCGATTCGCGACGCGCTTCGACGCCGACAGCTGTTTGTCAGGCGGCGCACCCAGGTTATGCTCAGCCTGCAAAGCCTGCTGGAGCGTTACGGATTCAAGGCGCCGGGATCGCGTGCTCTTCAGCAGTGGACGCAGGCGGATGTCGAGGCGACGGGCCTTGATCCGTTCGTACAGCTTCAACTCCGCACGTTGCTTGAGGCGGTCCAGTGCAGTGAGCGGCTGGCCGGACAGATCGAATCAGCGGTGCTGGGGTTTATTGAGCCCAACCCATCGTTTGAACAGGTTCAGACCGTGCCGGGCATCGGGAAGGCGCTTGGGATGACCATCGTGCTTGAAAGCGGCAACTTCGCCCGCTTCCCGAACGCGGGATGCTACGCCTCCTACTGCCGCGCCGTCAAAAGTGAGCGAAGTTCCAACAGCAGGAAGAAAGGTGAGAACAATAAGCGCAACGGCAATCCGTTTCTCGCATGGGCTTTCGTTGAAGCCGCGAGCTTCGCTCCGCGCTTTTATCCGGAGATTCAATCCTGGTATGACCGGAAGAAGAAAAAGCGCAACGCGATTGTGGCGAAGAAGGCCTTGGCGGCAAAATTGTCCAAAGCCGTTTGGCATGTCATGAACGGGGAGGAATATGTAATGGGAATGTTGTTTTAAAACCCGATGCTGCCGGGAACCGGCTAGGGGTCTGCTTAAATCAGCGGACTGATTGGAACCGGCGGCATCGCTTCAGCTTTTGCGGTCTGTCCTGTCGTCAGCCTTCAAGGGTCTGGAAGTCTGCGTGCAGATGAACCACGGTGACTGAATAGGCAACGAGCGGGAACAAACGGTTTTCTGGCTCCAATACGAGAACGGGTGGCGGCCATGGATCTGGAAAAGATTCGCCCTCACCTAAAAACCAGATGGGTGACTGAAACAACCGCAAACGAAAACCACGGTACGGAACGCAACGGTTGAGGCGACGGTTGAATCCGATCAAAACAAGGCATGAAGGGAAGCCGCTTGATCAGCGGCACGAAGGGGACTTTTGTGTTTGACCGGAACCTCTAATGGGTGACTCCTTTCATTCAGTTAGAAACAGCCAAGCTTTGCTTGGCGCACCGAAGAATACGAAGGACAACCGGGGGGGGAAGAACGAAGCCGGCCGGGTCAGGCTTCAGGACCGAAAATATCCCCCACCCCCTCGAGCACATGGCCCGGGCGGTAGGGATAGTTCTGCAGGTCTTCACGGGAGCTTACGCCGCTGAGGACGAGGACCGTTTCGATGCCGGCCTCGATGCCGGCGATGATGTCGGTGTCCATGCGGTCGCCGACGATGGCCGTCTCCTCCCGCCGGCAGCCGAGTTTTTTCAGCGCGCTGCGCATCATCAGCGGATTGGGCTTGCCCGTGAAATAGGCTTTGCGGCCGGAGGTCATCTCGATCGGCGCAATCAGCGACCCGGTGGCGGGTACGAGGCCGCCCTCGGCCGGACCGGTGACGTCGGGATTGGTTCCGATCAGCCGTGCGCCCTTCAGCACGAGCGAAGCCGCGTGGCGCACGCGCTCGTAATTGTAGCTGCCCGTCTCGCCGACCACGACGTAATCGGGACAGACCTCATCGATCGAAAACCCCGCGTCGTAAAGGGCATTCGTGAGTCCCGGCTCGCCGATCACGTAGCACGACCCGCCCTCGCACTGCGACGCCAGGAAAGCGGCCGTCGCCATCGCGCTCGTGTAGAAGTGTTCCGCGTCGACGTCGAGTCCCAGCCGACGGAGTTTCTCGCTCAGCTCGCGCGGCGATCGCTGGCTGCTGTTGGTGAGGAAGAGGTAATGCCTGCCGCGGTCCTTCAGCGCCTGCAGAAAATCCTGCGCCCCGGAGAGCAGCAGGTCGCCGTGATAGATCACGCCGTCCATGTCGCAGATAAAGCCCTTTTTGCCGGTCAGTTTCATGCGGCCATTCTGACGAAGACCCCCGGCCCGGTGAAGCTCATTCGGCCTGAATTTAAGTGAGAGATTTACGATTGCATCGTAAATGCGGATCAGGATTTACCATGAAGGACATGAAGAGCGTGAAGGCTCGAGCACGAATACGGTATTTCCCTGCGTGTCCCGATGTGGAACTCAGGCGGCCCCGCAGGGGCCGCCTTTCATGACGCTCGCCCACGGGGCTACTCGGCCCACGGACGCCGCCCGCCGCGGTCGCGGTCCCCGTCCGGACCGCCACGCCGCGCCCGTCGCTGCTGCATCTTCTCGCGCATCCGGCGATGGGCTCCATGCATTTCACGCGGGTCGAGTCCCCCGCTCTCGTCGGCGTCAATCCGGCGGAAGATTTCCGTGGACGAAGGCATCTTCGCGATCCGCTCGGGATCGATCCGGTCGCCCAGCCGCTCTTCGATTTTCGCCCGGCGCCGGTTATGAACGGCGCGGAATTCCTCGAGCGACAGCACACCGTCACCGTTGCGGTCCACCTGGCGAAAACGGTCCATCGCCTGTTTGCCCCGATCGCCGCGCGCTCCTTCCTCTCCGCGCCGCCCGCCCCGGGGCGGTCCATCCCAGTCCTGCGCCGTGGCCGCCGTAGCGATCAGTCCGGCGCATACGGCCGTCAGCATTTTTACTCCCGTCCTCATCGTACATCCTCCTGTTTGAGGGGAACCCGTCGAGAGCCGGCCCGTCCGTGCTCTCTTCCGGTGCACAGAACGCAGGGGGTGGCCGTTTATTGCACGCCGTCGGGGCATCAAGCCGCATGCGTACCGCGCGCGCTACTTCCGCGGCGAGCCGCAGGGCACATCCTCCATCCCGCAGGGTTCGTCGCCGGGCTCGAGTTCGAGCGTGGAATGGAAGATCTCATATCGGTCGAGTATTTCACGCGCTTCCTCGCGGATACCGCGCCGCCGCTCTCCCTTGAACGAGGGATCGATGACCACGTGGGCGGTAAATATATGGCGGACCCCGTCCATCGACCAGAGGTGGACATGATGCAGCGAGCGCACTCCTTCAATGCCGGTTAGTTCCGACTCGATCGCGACCGGGTCGAGATGCTCCGGGGTGCCCTGCAGAAAAACCTGCAGGATGCGCCGGAAATTGATCCAGACCCGGCGCAGGACCCAGATCGTGATCAGGATCGACAGGCCGGCGTCGAGGACGGGGATATCGCGGAAGACGAGCACGACGGCCGTCAACAGCACCGCGATCCAGCCGAGCACGTCTTCGAGCAGGTGCAGCAGCACGACGCGCGCATTCATCCCCTTCTGTCGGCGCAGCCGCAAAGCGGCCAGGCCGTTGACGATCACGCCGAGCACCGCGAATGCGATCATGCCTTCGGCGTGCACCGGCTCGGGATTGAGGAGGCGCGGAACTGCGCGCCAGAGCACCGCCATGCCCCCGGCAATCAGCACAATGGTGCTGATCAGTGCGCCGAGCAGCGAAAAGCGGCGGTAGCCGTATGAATAGTAGCGGTCGCGCCCGCGGCCGGAAAGACGTTCGAAATACCATGCCGACGCCAGCGCGAAACTGTCGCCCAGATCGTGTACCGCATCGGCGAGGATCGCCATGCTGTTCGTCCACAACCCTCCCGCAATTTCAAGAACCGTGAACCCGGCGTTCAGGAAAAAAGCCACGCCGATACCGCTTTCACGGTCATGCGCGTGCTCGTGATGATGGGAGTGGTGCCGATGTTCAGTCATCGTTCACATTCAGTATTCGATGCCTCCTCGACCTCCGCTTCCCTGAGTGAAGAAAGGTCGATGAACAGGCCGGGGGCATCAGGCCTCACGATGCGGAGGACAGATTCCGCTTCAACGCCTCGCGAACCTCGTCGAACGCGCGGGCCGAAGCGCTGCCGGCGGACTGCTGGTAACGCGTCAGCTCCCCGCGATCGCAGGCGCGCACGACGCCGGGATCGATCGGGATGCGGCCGAGAAACGGCACATTCATCTGCTGCGCCATTTCCTCGCCGCCCCCCTGTTCAAAGATCGGGCTGACTTCCCCGCAGTTCGGACAGGCGAAACCGCTCATGTTCTCGACCACGCCGAGCACCGGAGTCTCGAGCTGCCGGCAGAAGGAAACGGATTTGCGGACGTCCTCGAGCGCCAGTTCCTGCGGGGTGGTGACGATGACCGCGCCGCTGACCTCGCCGATCGTCTGGATCACCCCCAGCGGCTCATCCCCCGTGCCCGGGGGGCAGTCGACGATCAGGTATTCGCGCTCGTCCCAGTCCACTTCCGAGAGAAACTGCCGCAGTGCGGCGAGCTTGCGCGGGCCGCGCCAGATCACGGGGGTCTCGGGGGCCTCGAGCAGGAACCCGATCGACATCACATGCAGCAGCGGCGTCACCGGCACGGGCAGAATACGGCCCTCCGAACCCAGGACCTGCGACCCGGACAGATTGAACAGCCGGGGCACGCTCGGACCGTGGAGGTCGGCGTCCAGCAACCCTACGCGCTCGTCTTTCGAGAGAGCGGCCGCGAGATTCGCCGCCACGGTGCTCTTGCCGACTCCGCCCTTTCCCGACAGCACGAGCACCTTGTGCCGGATCCGCGCCATCGCGCATTTCAGCGCCATCTCCTGCGGATCGGCCTGCGCGCCGTCGCACTCGCCCGACGCCGCCGAAGGACATCCGTCACATGCATTCTCTTCGCTCATTCGTCTTCTCCCTGTACGAACTGGAAAAGCGGAGATTATACTGCGTGCGTGCCGGATATACAAGCCTCTCCCGCCGTCCCCATCCCTCCGCCGACTTCAGCATTTGACCCCGGCGCCGTTTCCAAGCAGAATGCCACGCTCATGTTACAGGAGCACACAGAAGTCTGTCTGCAGGAGCCGTACGGCGACAGCCCGTATCGTCTGCTGGGGCTGCGCGCGCCCGGAATCGCAGCGCGGGCCGCGCCGGGGCAGTTCGTCCACCTGCGCATACCCGAACTCCACGACGCCGTGCTTCGGCGGCCGTTCAGCATCTTCCGCACGGACGGGGAGCGGCTGGATCTGCTGTACAAGCCGGTGGGCCGCGGCACCGAAGCGATGCGGCGGCTCGAACCGGGAAGCATCGCGGATCTCCTCGGACCCCTCGGCAACGGCTTTCCGTCCCCGTCCGGGGATCGGCGCACGCTGCTCGCCGGAGGCGGGTACGGCGGCGCCGCGCTTTATAGGCTCGCGGAGCGCGCACCCGCTCCGGGCGACGTCTTTCTAGGCGGGCGCACCGATCGCGAACTGGTCGCCGCCCGGGAGTTCGAACAGCTCGGGTGGACGGTTCACACCGCGACGGAAGACGGTTCCGCCGGCCGCAAAGGGCTGGTCACCGATCTCCTCCGCGATGCGCTCGAATCCGGATCGGCCGCCTCCTCCGAAATCTTCGCCTGCGGACCGATCGGGATGATGCGCGCCGTGGCCGGACTCGCCGCCGCCTCCGCCTGTCCCGCGTGGGTCTCGCTCGACCGGACCATGGCCTGCGGGGTCGGCGCCTGCCAGACCTGCGTCATCCGGGTGGTCGACACCACACGCCCCGAGGGATGGCGCTGGGCGCGGTGCTGCCGGGAAGGCCCCGTATTCGAAGCACAGGACGTCCTCTGGGAGAACCCCGCATGACCCATCCCGCCGGAAAAGAACCCGACCTGCGGGTGGATATGGGCGGATTCGAAATGCCGAATCCCGTCGCCGTGGCTTCCGGAACGTTCGGGTACGGCTCGGAATACGCGGAACTCATCGACCTCAATCACCTCGGCGCCATCGTCGTCAAAGGCCTCCGCGAAACCCCCTGGATCGGAAACCCGCCGCCGCGCACACACGAGGTCCGCTCGGGCATGCTCAACGCCATCGGCCTGCCCGGCCCGGGCGTGGAAAGATTCCTGCGCGACCACCTGCCGTTTCTCAACCGCTACCAGGTGCCGGTGATCGTCAATCTATGGGGACTCGACGCGGAGGAATACGGGCGCATCGCCGAACAGCTCGACGACGTGGAGGGCATCGACGCGCTCGAACTCAATGTCTCCTGCCCCAACGTGAAGGCGGGCGGCGTGGCCTTCGGCACGGATCCCAAACTCTTCGCCGCCGTGCTCGACGCCGTGCGGCCGAAGACCCGCAAACCGCTGATGCCCAAGCTCGCCCCGCACGTGCCCGATATCGGGGTCTTCGCCCGCGCCGCCCAGGAACATGGCGCCGACGCGATCTCGGTGATGAACACCCTCCCCGCGATGGCCATCGATATCGAGTCGCGGCGCCCCGTGCTCTCCAACCGCCACGGCGGGCTTTCCGGACCGGCGATCCATCCCGTCGCCGTCAAACTCGTTCACGACGCCTCCCGCGCCGTCTCAATCCCCGTCATGGGCATGGGAGGCGTGACCTGCCCCGAAGACGCACTGGAACTGCTGATCGCCGGCGCGAGTTCCGTGGCCGTCGGAACCGCCAATTTCACCGACCCCGGCACCGCGGAACGGGTCGTCGCCGGCATTCGCGACTATCTCATGCGACACGACATGAAATCCGTAAGTGAACTGACCCTGGCGGAGTGAAGAGGTCCCTATGAAAGTCCTGGTCGCCGGCGGAGCCGGATACATCGGAAGCGTGACGACGCAGCTGCTCTGCGATGAAGGGCACGAAGTGTGCGTCTTCGACAACGGGGAGCGCGGTCACCGCGCGGCGGTGGACGAGCGGGCGGCGTTCGTGCAGGGCGATCTGCGCCGCGCGGACGAAATCCGCGGCGCCATGATGGAGTTCAGTCCCGATGCGGTCATGCATTTCGCGGCTTACATCGAGGTCGGAGAATCGATGAAACAGCCGGTGCCCTTTTTCCGGAACAACGTCTCCGGCGGACTGAATCTGCTCGAGGCCGTGCTCGAAGCCGGCGTGTCGAAGATTATCTTCTCCTCCACCTGCGCCGTGTACGGCACTCCGGAGCGGGTCCCGATGGACGAGTCGCTCCCCCGGCGCCCGGAGTCGGTCTACGGCGAATCGAAGCTCATGTTTGAACGCATGCTCGAATGGGCCGAAACCATTCACGGCATCGAACCCGTATTCCTGCGCTATTTCAATGCGGCCGGCGCCACGGAAAAGTTCGGCGAAGCCCACGAACCGGAGACGCACCTGATCCCGCTGGTGCTGCAGGTTCCGCTCGGCCGGCGCGACAAGATCTTCATTTTCGGCGACGACTACGATACGCCGGACGGCACCTGTATCCGCGACTACATTCACATCCGCGACCTGGCGCGCGCCCACCTGCTCGCGCTGAACCCCGGCACCCGGGGCGCGTTCAACCTGGGCAACGGCAGCGGCTATTCGGTGCGGGAAGTGATCGAGACCGCCCGCGCCGTCACGGGCCACCCTGTTCCCGCCGAAGTGCGGCCGCGGCGACCCGGCGACTGTGTCCGCCTGGTGGCGGACGCCTCGCGCGCGCGCCGGGAGCTGGGATGGACCCCGGAACATCCCGGCCTGCAGTCGATCGTGGCGGACGCCTGGAACTGGCACCGAGCCCATCCGGAGGGGTACGGGGACTGCGACTGAACCGTCATGATGAATTCATACCACCATGCCCTTCCCGACCAGTTCGCCGACGATCCCGCGCTCGGCGCGGACCCCGCGGCCGCACCGCCGGTCGTCTCGGACACCGTGCCCGAGGTCCTGCCCGTGCTGCCGCTCGACGACTTCGTGCTCTTCCCCGGCATGACGGCGCCGATGATGGTCGCGGACGAAAGCACCCGCAAACTGATCGAGGACATCCGCACCGGTCACCGGCACTTCATCGGCACGCTGCGCCGCAATCCGGACTCCGGCGCGCAGCCCCCCGATCCCGCCGACCTGCATACGATCGGCTGCGTGGGCCACGTGCTCAAGACGCTGCAGTTTCCCGATCACACCACCCACGTCCTGGTGCGGGGACTCAGCCGCTGCGAACTGACCAGGCTGGTGCCGTCCGGCCCTTACCTCCTCTCCCATTACCGCATGATCTCCGACCTGGAGGCGCCGTCCGACGTCGAACTGGAGGCGCTCACGCGCAACGTGTCGCAGCGCTTCCAGGAAGTGGTCGCCATGTCGCCCGCGCTGGCCGACGAGCTTCAGGTCGCGGCGTTCAACACCCCGGAACCGGGTCGGCTCTCGGACCTGATCGGCGCCCATCTCAACCTCTCCCTGGAAGAGCGGCAGGACCTGCTCGCCGACGCCGACCCGCGCGGCCGCCTGCAGGCGCTCACACGGCTGATCAACCGCGAGCACGAAGTCCTCGAGGTCGAACACCGGATCGAGCGCAAGGTCAGCGAGACGTTTTCCCGCTCCCAGCGCGAGAACTTCCTGCGCGAACAGGTCAAGGCTATCCAGAGCGAACTCGGCGAACAGGAGCCGGCCCAGCGCGAGCTGCAGCGGCTGAAGGAGAAACTGGAGGCCGCCGACCTTCCGGAAGAGGCGAAAAAGGCGGCGGATGAGGAGCAGAACCGCCTCGCCCGCATCCCCACGGCCTCTCCGGAGTACGGCGTGATCCGCACCTATCTGGAGTGGATCGCCGAAGTGCCCTGGAATACGCAGAGCGAAGACCGGCTCGATCTCCGCGCCGCAGCGCGCGTCCTCGACCGCGACCACTACGGGATGAAGAAAATCAAGGATCGCATCCTGGAGTACCTCGCGGTACTGAAGCTGAAGCGCGACCTGAAAGGCCCCATCCTGTGCCTCGTCGGCCCGCCCGGCGTGGGCAAGACCTCGCTGGGACGCTCCGTCGCCGCCGCGCTCGGGCGGAAGTTCGTGCGCATGTCGCTCGGCGGCATCCACGACGAGGCGGAGATCCGGGGCCACCGTCGCACCTATATCGGCGCGATGCCCGGCCGCATCATTCAGGGGTTGAAACGCGCCGGGACGCGCAACCCGGTGTTCATGCTCGATGAAGTGGACAAGGTCGGCGCGGATTTCCGCGGCGACCCGTCCGACGCGCTGCTCGAAGTCCTCGACCCGGAACAGAACCACGCCTTCCGCGACAACTACCTCGACCTGGATTTCGACCTCTCGCGCGTACTCTTCATCACGACGGCGAACGTGCCCGACACCATCCCCGACGCGCTGCTCGACCGCATGGAGACGCTCCACCTGCCGGGCTACACGCACCTGGAGAAACGGGAGATCGCGCGACGCCACCTTCTGCCGCGGCAGATCGAGGCCCACGGCCTGCGCGCCGACGACCTCAATCTCGCCTCCGATGCGCTCGATCGGCTGATCGACCGCTACACCGCCGAGGCGGGGGTGCGCGAGCTGGACCGCGTCCTGGCGGCGCTGTGCCGCAAGACGGCTCGGCGCCGCGCGGAGGGCAAAAGGCGGTCGGCCTCGATCGCCCCCCGGCGCCTCAAGCCCCTGCTCGGCCCGCCGCCCTACGAGCAGGACGCCGCCGAACGACGCGCCATCGCGGGCGTGGTCACCGGCCTGGCCTGGACCCCCGTGGGAGGAGAACTCCTGTTTATCGAGGCGACCCGCATGGCGGGTGAAGGGCGCCTTATCCTCACCGGCTCTCTCGGCGACGTGATGAAGGAGTCGGCGCGTGCGGCGCTCAGCTACCTGCGCTCGCGCGGCGCGCGCTACGGAGCGGATACGGAAGCGGACGACAAGCACGACATCCATATTCACGTCCCCGCCGGCGCCATTCCGAAGGACGGCCCCTCCGCGGGCATCGGGATGCTCCTCGCGCTGGCCTCGCTGTTTACGCGCCGGGCGATACGGCCCGATCTTGCGGTGACCGGCGAAATCACGCTGCGCGGCCGCATCACGCCGGTCGGCGGGGTGAAGGAGAAGGTCATTGCGGCGTCGCGCGGCGGGATCCGCCACGTCATGCTGCCCGGGCGAAACCGGAAGGATCTGGAGGAGATCCCGAAAGAGGTGCGCGACCGCATCACGTTCAAATTCGTCAACTCTCTGGATCAGGCCCTGCGCTACGCCTTTGAGTTGAGCGAAACCGGATCGCGCGAGAGCGGAACCCGCTCCTCCGCGCAGAAGAAACGGGGTTCGAAATGAGGCCTCGCCCGCGGACCGCGCTTCCCGCCCTCGCGGCCGCCCTCGCGGGCGCGCTCACCGCGGCCGCGGCCGAGTTCGGATCGGCCGGAGACGTATTGGCCTTCGCGCGGTCACGCCTGCCCCGGGAGCCGATGCGCGTGGAGGGCACCCTCAGGGCGAAAGCGCCGAATCATTTCACGCGCGCGACCTACAAAGTCGACTGGCTGCTGAACTGGGGCGAACGCGAGGCCTGCTGCGCCGTGCTGGACGAGCGCGGCCGATACCTCGGACAGCTTCGCGCGGAGTACCCCCGCGACGCCTCCCCGCGCTACAC
It contains:
- a CDS encoding cation:proton antiporter; this encodes MGALDLEVLSTLGLAVLAGLAGAALFRRLRMPQVVGYIVIGLVIGRSGLRLVDGAAQETLEPFNMFALGIIGFLVGGELHADIFRKYGKQFVAILLGEGLLAFALVGVPCGLLVYLITGDMMVSVSSGVVFGAIASATDPASTMDVLWEYRAAGALTTAIIAIVALDDALAMTLYGLGTGVARILTRHGGSIWPQVVHTVVELGGAVVLGVAAGWGLSRGIRAGVQKDRTLALTLAVLMLAVGISLTLKLDVVLAAMATGVTLIHLVPHRSRELFHAVRAFSAPVYILFFVLVGARLGLAAMPLWIWALAAVYVIARSIGKMAGAWLGGTLSGAEPVVRNGLGSAIFAQGGVAVGLSIMAGHHLSGIPLGNGMNVGDMIIFTVTATTLIVQLVGPPVTRWAVQRADETGRNVTEEDVMDAMTVADVMNTDMEPLPSHVPLRRAYDLFAETDASACPVIGRNGNLEGLMTFHGLKEALCEPGCLDWLLIGDVAGAADTTVESGRNLGEALHEMDQMQRDIVPVVLSRGDEMPAGLLERGRARRRVREELMRRRGGTATR
- a CDS encoding type II toxin-antitoxin system VapC family toxin is translated as MNLLIDTNRYCDFCSGDREALQVVRRARNIFMPLIVLAELRAGFLCGTLARRNERGLTTFLNSERVAVLRPDEDTSHHYGRIFAQLRMLGRPIPTHDIWIAALAVQHDLILYSRDDHFSLLPQIVRV
- a CDS encoding FitA-like ribbon-helix-helix domain-containing protein; protein product: MKKRHKIQYTIRDVPPEVDRRLRAQAVREGRSLNYVAVEALSASAGVGEEPIEHHDLDAVSGSWVEDPAFDEALKAFEQIDEDLWR
- a CDS encoding IS110 family transposase, with protein sequence MQTTSAKELYAGADLHGNNVFLSICDREGTEVFRRRVRTTLDAVNEAMDPYWPQVQAMGIESTFNWYWLVDGLREQNRDVRLGNPAKMKQYKGLKHADDASDARWLAELLRLDIFPESYIYPKEVRSIRDALRRRQLFVRRRTQVMLSLQSLLERYGFKAPGSRALQQWTQADVEATGLDPFVQLQLRTLLEAVQCSERLAGQIESAVLGFIEPNPSFEQVQTVPGIGKALGMTIVLESGNFARFPNAGCYASYCRAVKSERSSNSRKKGENNKRNGNPFLAWAFVEAASFAPRFYPEIQSWYDRKKKKRNAIVAKKALAAKLSKAVWHVMNGEEYVMGMLF
- a CDS encoding HAD-IIA family hydrolase: MKLTGKKGFICDMDGVIYHGDLLLSGAQDFLQALKDRGRHYLFLTNSSQRSPRELSEKLRRLGLDVDAEHFYTSAMATAAFLASQCEGGSCYVIGEPGLTNALYDAGFSIDEVCPDYVVVGETGSYNYERVRHAASLVLKGARLIGTNPDVTGPAEGGLVPATGSLIAPIEMTSGRKAYFTGKPNPLMMRSALKKLGCRREETAIVGDRMDTDIIAGIEAGIETVLVLSGVSSREDLQNYPYRPGHVLEGVGDIFGPEA
- a CDS encoding EF-hand domain-containing protein, which translates into the protein MRTGVKMLTAVCAGLIATAATAQDWDGPPRGGRRGEEGARGDRGKQAMDRFRQVDRNGDGVLSLEEFRAVHNRRRAKIEERLGDRIDPERIAKMPSSTEIFRRIDADESGGLDPREMHGAHRRMREKMQQRRARRGGPDGDRDRGGRRPWAE
- a CDS encoding cation diffusion facilitator family transporter, whose product is MTEHRHHSHHHEHAHDRESGIGVAFFLNAGFTVLEIAGGLWTNSMAILADAVHDLGDSFALASAWYFERLSGRGRDRYYSYGYRRFSLLGALISTIVLIAGGMAVLWRAVPRLLNPEPVHAEGMIAFAVLGVIVNGLAALRLRRQKGMNARVVLLHLLEDVLGWIAVLLTAVVLVFRDIPVLDAGLSILITIWVLRRVWINFRRILQVFLQGTPEHLDPVAIESELTGIEGVRSLHHVHLWSMDGVRHIFTAHVVIDPSFKGERRRGIREEAREILDRYEIFHSTLELEPGDEPCGMEDVPCGSPRK
- a CDS encoding Mrp/NBP35 family ATP-binding protein, with translation MSEENACDGCPSAASGECDGAQADPQEMALKCAMARIRHKVLVLSGKGGVGKSTVAANLAAALSKDERVGLLDADLHGPSVPRLFNLSGSQVLGSEGRILPVPVTPLLHVMSIGFLLEAPETPVIWRGPRKLAALRQFLSEVDWDEREYLIVDCPPGTGDEPLGVIQTIGEVSGAVIVTTPQELALEDVRKSVSFCRQLETPVLGVVENMSGFACPNCGEVSPIFEQGGGEEMAQQMNVPFLGRIPIDPGVVRACDRGELTRYQQSAGSASARAFDEVREALKRNLSSAS
- a CDS encoding dihydroorotate dehydrogenase electron transfer subunit, yielding MLQEHTEVCLQEPYGDSPYRLLGLRAPGIAARAAPGQFVHLRIPELHDAVLRRPFSIFRTDGERLDLLYKPVGRGTEAMRRLEPGSIADLLGPLGNGFPSPSGDRRTLLAGGGYGGAALYRLAERAPAPGDVFLGGRTDRELVAAREFEQLGWTVHTATEDGSAGRKGLVTDLLRDALESGSAASSEIFACGPIGMMRAVAGLAAASACPAWVSLDRTMACGVGACQTCVIRVVDTTRPEGWRWARCCREGPVFEAQDVLWENPA